The following are encoded together in the Flavihumibacter fluvii genome:
- a CDS encoding DEAD/DEAH box helicase: protein MKFEQYNISPDIKESLEELGFKRPTDIQYKAIPSILKGEDVLAIAQTGTGKTAAFAIPILHMLQRKQLQRKSSRHTLRCLVMVPTRELAIQIAGVFEQIGQFTDLCILGLFGGVDQDEQINQLKRGVDIIIATPGRMFDLIHQEFIDLSTVRILVLDEADHMLDLGFNKDIRDVKRLLPKEHQTLFFSATIDEKIKDLAYALVRNPIRIQVSPQDPVSKNVSHAVAFVEMDDKRFFLERLVKESPDKKILVFVRTKVRAERVLLAMQRVGIPAITMHGGKEQDDRLQVMDQFKEGTVKMLITTDVNARGIDIPNVDYVVNYDLPDLPENYVHRVGRTGRGVQKGQAVSFCSTEEKPILERIQEYIGKEVHEMTIRKDDYRETLAFSADVPNDNWRQLLEEDKKTTAKVRKKKKK from the coding sequence ATGAAATTCGAACAATACAATATTTCTCCCGATATAAAAGAGAGCCTGGAAGAATTAGGATTTAAACGACCTACGGACATCCAATATAAAGCCATCCCTTCAATTTTAAAAGGAGAAGATGTATTGGCAATTGCCCAAACAGGTACAGGGAAAACCGCCGCTTTCGCGATTCCGATTTTACATATGCTGCAACGTAAGCAGTTACAGCGCAAATCTTCAAGGCATACGCTTCGTTGCCTGGTGATGGTACCAACGAGGGAACTGGCTATCCAGATCGCAGGCGTTTTCGAACAGATCGGTCAATTTACCGACTTGTGTATTTTGGGGTTATTTGGCGGTGTTGACCAGGATGAACAGATCAATCAGTTGAAAAGGGGAGTAGATATTATAATTGCAACACCCGGTAGGATGTTTGACCTTATCCACCAGGAGTTTATTGACCTCAGCACAGTACGCATCCTTGTATTGGATGAAGCAGACCATATGCTGGATCTGGGATTTAATAAGGATATCCGGGATGTAAAAAGACTGTTACCTAAAGAACACCAAACCTTATTTTTCTCGGCAACTATTGATGAAAAGATTAAGGACCTGGCCTATGCGCTGGTCAGGAACCCAATCCGCATCCAGGTATCGCCACAGGATCCTGTATCAAAAAATGTTAGTCACGCGGTTGCATTTGTTGAAATGGATGATAAGCGTTTTTTCCTGGAAAGGCTTGTAAAAGAATCGCCAGATAAAAAAATACTGGTTTTTGTCCGCACAAAAGTCAGGGCAGAAAGGGTTTTATTGGCCATGCAACGTGTAGGCATACCCGCAATTACCATGCATGGTGGAAAAGAACAGGATGACCGCTTGCAAGTTATGGATCAATTTAAGGAAGGCACAGTAAAAATGTTGATCACGACCGATGTAAATGCACGCGGTATTGATATTCCAAATGTTGATTATGTGGTAAACTATGACCTTCCTGACCTTCCTGAAAATTATGTTCACCGTGTAGGCCGCACCGGGAGAGGGGTTCAAAAAGGACAGGCAGTTTCCTTCTGCAGTACAGAAGAAAAACCTATTCTGGAAAGAATACAGGAATACATTGGAAAAGAGGTGCATGAAATGACGATCAGGAAAGATGACTATCGTGAAACACTGGCATTTTCGGCAGATGTTCCAAATGACAATTGGCGTCAATTGCTGGAGGAAGACAAAAAGACAACAGCAAAAGTCAGGAAAAAGAAAAAGAAATAG
- a CDS encoding DMT family transporter — MKFIITGVLFAFLWASAATATKIGLQSVQPFVLAITRFGIAGLLMIFVSALILKNRQPGKNEWRPIVIYGLLNVTIYLGLYVLAMQTTSAGIASLAIAVNPVLISLMAAILFNYKFTLLSIISLALCSSGVFIAAWPLLENGFVTPLGFTILLISMLSYSGGAIFYTKQKWNELDILTINGWQTLFGGLFLLPLAIFFYQPEMNRFDEKFWTGVLWLAIPVSIGAVQAWMILLKRNPVSTAYWLYLCPPFGFLIASWVLKEPISLFTIIGVILVTGGLYIVQRQKSK; from the coding sequence GTGAAATTCATTATTACCGGAGTATTGTTTGCCTTTCTCTGGGCTTCTGCTGCAACTGCGACAAAGATCGGCCTTCAATCGGTACAACCGTTTGTACTTGCCATAACTCGGTTTGGTATTGCAGGCCTGTTAATGATCTTTGTCTCTGCCCTTATATTGAAAAACCGCCAACCCGGAAAGAACGAATGGAGACCAATAGTAATTTATGGATTATTGAACGTAACCATCTACCTGGGCTTGTATGTATTGGCCATGCAAACCACTTCGGCAGGAATCGCAAGCCTTGCCATCGCAGTAAACCCGGTGCTGATAAGCCTGATGGCCGCTATCTTGTTCAATTACAAATTCACACTTTTATCAATTATAAGCCTGGCACTTTGTTCATCAGGGGTATTTATTGCAGCCTGGCCATTGCTTGAAAACGGTTTTGTTACACCGCTGGGATTTACCATTTTATTGATCAGCATGTTATCATATTCGGGAGGTGCTATATTTTATACAAAACAAAAGTGGAATGAACTGGATATTTTGACCATTAATGGCTGGCAAACTTTATTTGGTGGTCTTTTTCTCTTGCCCCTGGCCATTTTTTTTTACCAGCCTGAAATGAACAGGTTTGATGAAAAATTTTGGACGGGTGTATTATGGCTGGCAATCCCGGTATCTATTGGAGCAGTACAGGCCTGGATGATATTGCTCAAAAGAAATCCGGTGAGCACCGCTTATTGGCTGTACTTATGCCCTCCATTCGGTTTCCTGATTGCATCCTGGGTATTAAAAGAACCAATCAGTTTGTTTACGATTATTGGCGTTATCTTAGTGACAGGTGGACTTTACATCGTTCAAAGGCAAAAATCCAAATGA